In Oncorhynchus kisutch isolate 150728-3 unplaced genomic scaffold, Okis_V2 scaffold3219, whole genome shotgun sequence, the sequence AActatttccacactgggagcattggtagggcttttctcctgtgtgcgtCCTCTCATGCGCCTTCAGGTCACCTAACTtcctaaaactctttccacagtgggagcagtggtaaggcttctctccagagtGTATTCTCTTATGCCCCCATAGGCTTCCTGCCCAGGTAAAAGTCATTCCACATTGAGAACAgcgataaggcttctctccagagtGTTTTTTCTTATGCTGCTTCAGGGCCTTTAACCAGggaaaactctttccacagtgggagcactGATGTCGTCTCGTTGGTTTGGGTGTCGCCGGGTCTGGTttccctgaaggactcttcccgCTGTCATCATGAGAGTTTGGtctctctcctgccaaagacaaacaGATTTAGTTTAACAGAGAcctgaatgaaacctccacataATACAACTGTCTTCCTATGAGGTTAAATCTGGACTAGATCACTCAACAAAGGAGCATGttaaccagcagcataccacgctgcataccactgctgatttgcctctgaagctaagcagggttggtcctgctcGGTACCTGGATGGGAGATCaggtgctgctggaagtggtgttggagggccagtaggaggcagtctttcctctggtctaaaaaaaatatcccaattccccagggcagtgattggggacagtcttttggatgggatgtcctgactctctgtggtcactaaagatcccgcTGAACTTATCTTAAGAGTAGAgtagttaaccccggtgtcctggctaaattcccagcctggccttcataccatcatggccaacctaatcatccccaacttccaattggctcattcatctcctctcccctgtcactATTCcctaggtcgttgctgtaaatgagtaaATGTGTTCTCAGTAAACATACCTGATAAAATAAAGGATACAAATAAATCACAGTAGCatatccgccacactgatcctcaacacaggggtccctcaggggtgcgtgctcagtcccctcctgtagacTATAGGGAGgggatcagagacctggccgtgtggtgccagaacaacaacctctccctcaacgtgatcaagacaaaggagatgattgtggactacaggaaaaagaggaccgagcacttTTAGGCCACCACTGTTAGTATCTGGATGTACATATAAACAATGGAAGGATATGGGGAGTTGCAGAGGTTATATTAAGGTCTCAGAGCAGAGGCTATATTAAGATCTCAGAGCAGAGGCTATATTAAGATCTCAGAGCAGAGGCTATATTAAGATCTCAGAGGTTACTCTCAAAGTACTTAAGAAATCGCTGCTTGACAAGAGAAGCCACGGATGGAATATTTGAGCTTCTCAAGTTTAAGATATAAGACATAACATCACTGACCCAGTGAACATGCGAAGGCTGGGTATCTGACTTCCACTTAAGAATAATAATATGTTTGGAGGGATGAGAAAGCTATGGCCTCTGATTGGGTGTTACAGAGAGGGAGCCCTTCGGGTGCTACCCAGAAAATAGCGACAGAGGTATCTGGGGAAATGTCCTTAGTGCATGTATATGAGACAGTCTCAAAGAACGAGGGGCAGAATGAACTAGTGTCGGGCATGACCAGTAGAGAAACAGAATGGAACTATTGTCAGACATGACCAGTAGATTAGTAGAATGGAACTAGTGTCAGACATGACCAGTAGAGTATTAGAATGGAACTAGTGTCAGACATGACCAGTAGAGGAACAGAATGAACTAGTGTCAGACATGACCAGTAGAGTAACAGAATGGAACTAGTGTCAGACATGACCAGTAGAGGAACAGAATGAACTAGTGTCAGACATGACCAGTGTCTAATGCAGAATACTTTAAACTGCAGTAACCTGTGTCTAATGCAGAATACTCCTGCAGAATACTTTAACTGTAGTAACTTGTGTCTAATGTAGAATACTACTGCAGAATACTTTAAACTGCAGTAACCCGTGTTTAATGCAGAATACTACTGCAGAATACTTTAAACTGTAGTAACCTGTGTTTAATGCAGAATACTTTAAACTGCAGTAACCTGTGTTTAATGCAGAATACTTTAAACTGCAGTAACCTGTGTTTAATGCAGAATACTACTGCAGAATACTTTAAACTGTAGTAACCTGTCTACTGCAGAATACTTTAAACTGTAGTAACCTGTCTACTGCAGAATACTACTGCAGAATACTTTAAACTGTAGTAACCTGTGTCTAATGCAGAATACTACTGCAGAATACTTTAAACTGTAGTAACCTGTCTACTGCAGAATACTTTAAACTGTAGTAACCTGTCTACTGCAGAATACTACTGCAGAATACTTTAAACTGCAGTAACCCGTGTCTACTGCAGAATACTACTGTAGAATACTTTAAACTGCAGTAACCCGTGTCTACTGCAGATTGAGGATGAAGTGTATTCAGGATGTCAGGTGATATCGGAAATCTCGCTTccaaactctccctccctccctccctcaacgcTTTCCATTGGTCAGAAGTGGGGGGCATGCAATATTCAGAATAATGTCATACAGCATAGAAATGTGTCCCTGTACATAGGGATCCAGGTTCAGACATTTATCAAGCCAGCTGGTGGGtgggagagaagggaaagaggggAATATCTTTCTTGTAAAGTTAGGAATCTGCAGGTACCTGAAGAAGTGTGTCTGGGGTTTACTGTGAATCTGTTGGTACCTGAAGAAGTGTGTCTGGGGTTTACTGTGAATCTGTTGGTACCTGAAGAAGTGTGTCTGGGGTTTACTGTGAATCTGTTGGTACCTGAAGAAGTGTGTctggggctgaataattttgcacgcccaatttttctgtttttgatttgttaaaaaagtttgaaatatccaataaatgtcgttccacttcatgattgtgtcccacttgttgttgattcttttgTTGGTACCTGAAGAAGTGTGTCTGGGGTTTACTGTGAATCTGTTGGTACCTGAAGAAGTGTGTCTGGGGTTTACTGTGAATCTGTTGGTACCTGAAGAAGTGTGTCTGGGGTTTACTGTGAATCTGTTGGTACCTGAAGAAGTGTGTctggggctgaataattttgcacgcccaatttttctgtttttgatttgttaaaaaagtttgaaatatccaataaatgtcgttccacttcatgattgtgtcccacttgttgttgattcttcactaaaaaatacagttttatatctttatgtctgaagcctgaaatgtggcaaaaggtcgcaaagttcaagggggccgaatactttcgcaaggcactgtattcatcTGGAAAGGGAAGATAACAGTTTAATGTGGCTCTGTGTTCCACTACATATTTATCTAGACAGGGAAGATAACAGTATAATGTGGCTCTGTGTTCCACTACATATTTATCTAGACAGGGAAGATAACAGTTTAATGTGGCTCTGTGATCACCCTACGTATTTATCTAGACAGGGAATATAACAGTTGAATGTGGCTCTGTACTGCACTACGTATTTATCTAGACAGGGAAGATAACAGTTTAATGTGGCTCTGTACTCCACTACGTATTTATCTGGACAGGGAAGATAACAGTTTAATGTGGCTCTGTACTCCACTACGTATTTATCTGGACAGGGAAGATAACAGTTTAATGTGGCTCTGTACTCCACTACGTATTTATCTAGACAGGGAAGATAACAGTTTAATGTGGCTCTGTGATCACCCTATGTATTTATCTAGACAGGGAAGATAACAGTTTAATGTGGCTCTTAGAAATAACACCACTTCATGTATCTTGTCCCCCCATTTGAATACCTCAGAAGTATTTGGCCAAAATTAATTTATATGTGTAttgaagtatttggtcccatattcctagaacacaatgactacatcaagcttgtgactcagcAAACTTGTTGGatacatttgcagtttgttttggttgtgtttcagatgataTTGTTCCCAATAGAAATGAACAGTACATAATTTATCGTATCATACGAGTCACacaagaatagaatatgtttctgaacacttgtATATTAATATGGATGCTAACATGATTAGGGATAATCATGAATGGATCatgaataataatgagtgagaaaggtAGAGCCATAAATACCATACTCCTTATTGGTACTTAACCGTTTTATATCTCCACTGTCCTAATAaccagagaggggagagtagcTGAGGGTTTGAACAAATGGAACATCtctaattcatagacagagctgtggATGCAAGGACCCACCATCAGATCAAAATGATGGTTTTAAAACCGTTTTGAGTcaaatacagtgtttgtttacatttgcaCTGTTtacaagcttatatttggggttctggtGAGGAGCACATTTCAGTGCAATGACCCTTTGGCTTTAAAAtcacacattagttcaacaactgcagagtttcTGGCcgtgtttttaagacagtactcactggtgttaatcagatcttcagtctcctcttcatctctccaagCGTCTTCCTCCTCTTTTATTGGGATAGcctcctcttccactccaaaaggttcttcctcttctttcaatgtgatactgatagcctcctcttcctcctctttcattCTGAAcgcttcttcctctccttttacTGAAacatcctccccctcttctttcacgacaatgttcagccccagaccctctttctccgtccagcagacctcctcttctttagcaggaggagagtagcttGGAGAGCTCATGgtgggctagctagctagcattgacGATTAGCTTAGGTTAAGTATAATCAACACATTTGTAAATTGAACAAGTTACGTTTAAGTAAAATAGTAGATCGGTGTGTTAAAAACACCGAgatcaatttacacaaaaaatgGTCTAAAGAGCTTTAATGCTTTCGGTTGTATGTTGGCTACCAGGCTACGGAGGTGGTTGAATGAGTCAGTATCCGTGTTGGTGAAACAGCTTCCGGTGTCGTTTGGTCCACTAGATATGACGTCACCAGCTGAAGGTCGCATATCGCCGTCAGCTGATTGGAATGGGTAACGCAGTTTAGAAAAATATTCACTACATTGTTTATTCAtttaaagatgagcaaaaacatTCGTCTATGCCGACGTGTAGCCACATGTGAATATGTACATTATGAATATATACTGGTAGAATAGTTTAATGCAGACCTGTAGCTACATATGAATATGTACGTTATGAATAGATACTGGTAGAATAGTTCCGTGTAGCTCAGTTGATAAAGCATGGCGCACGCAACGCCAGGGTCGTTGGTTTGATATGAGCCTGCTTAATGAATAAAATGTTAATACATGAATACCTAGTTAGGGATTTAACTCCAATCTTGACAATATAATGTCAATTGTCAGTGTTATGGCTGCTTTgcttgatgtattgttgtctcgaCCTTCTtcctctttgtgctgttgtctgtgcccaataatgtttgtacaatGCCTTGTGCTgctgtcatgttgttgtcatgtgttgctgccatgccatgttgtcgtcttaggtctctctttatgtagtgtatgtgttgtaagattgtgttgtctctcttgtcgtgatgtgtttggtcctatatattttttctatCCCCCATCCTgcattttgccttttggtaggccgtcattgtaaataagaatttgttcttaactgacttgcctagttaaataaaattataCTACTTCACATCAGCAATATTTTGTGATTCAGTCAAACAAACAGATAATTGTTTATTAATTTATTAAGAAAATCTgcgaaatggagagttgaaaataaagagacgGGAGGGTCACAAAAGTGAAGTTTGGGAAAGATTTGATGAAGTGCTGAAAGAGCAAGATGATACCTATGTCATGTGTGATGAATGTGAGGCACGATACAActttgttcccattggaaacaacGCCAATGACACATATGGGGTTAGTTATCAGTACGCtgcattcataaccaagtgggaattTACCACATACGACTGGGAAAAAATCCACATGAATGGCCATTCAACTGGTATTTACTACTTCACAATTGGAATATCCCGACCTCGCACTTGGTTACGAACACAGCATTATTGGTTGCCACACCTCAGCCCACCTCATTCACCTGAAAAGGGTTGGGGCTAGCTCTTTAAATGCCCCCACCTGCAGTCTTTGGGTGCGTTTCTCTGCTCAGACGTTGCTGACACCTGACTGAGTTTACAACGCTTGGACAGGTGTTTGCACATGTTATGGCAATGGGCTCGTTCGAGCGGATCACTTTTGTCAAGTCACCGCCTTTTCAAATTGTGATGCATTATGGGGATAAAAAGTGTCCATCACCTCCATCACCGCCTAAATGTCGACTACATGAACTACATCAAACAACCATTTAATCAAAGATCATAAAGTCAATTGCAGACAGTCGACTGCAGACAATTCCTCATCCCCAGCTGTAACTTACAGCCATTGGCTGCATTGTGGAAGGTTCTATTGGGTCAACCAATCATCAGGGTTTCTGTTTCACCAAACACGAACAGGACCAATCATTTGGAGCggtagtgtagcctagtggttagagtgttggattagTAACCAAACACTTCAACAGGAACCAACTTTGTGAAAAAATTGATAGTTACAAATGAATGTGATATTTGAGGATCTTTTTACTAATTAAAATGTAGACATCTATTTATAGTTTCTGACTGTGTGAAAATGAAGACATGTTTATTTCGACATTGTTTCAACATACTATTTGAAacagtgaattcggaaagtattcagaccccttcccattttccaacaatcacccacaaaatactaagtgaaaccccggctacctaaatatggttcccaatcagagacaacgaatatcacctgactctgattgagaaccgcctcaggcagccaagcctatgctagacacacccctaatcagccacaatcccaatgcctacaaaaaccccaatacgacaacacaataaacccatgtcacaccctggcctgaacaaataattaaagaaaacacaaaatactacagaaccccccccccccaaggtgcggactcccggacgcacctcaaaaccatagggagggtccgggtgggcgtctgtccatggtggcggctccggcttgGGACGTGGACACCACTCCATTAATGTCaatgttcctccccttcgcgtcctgggataatccaccctcgccgccgaccatggcctaatagtcctcacccagaaccccactggactaaggggcagctcgggactgaggggcagctcgggactgaggggcagctcgggactgaggggaagctcgggactgaggggaagcccgagactgaggggcagcccgggactgaggggaagcccgggactgaggggaagcccgggactgaggggaagcccagtactgagaggaagcccagtactgagaggaagcccaggcaggtagttggctccggcagatcctggctggctggcggatctggaagagtctggttgactggcagatctggaagaatcatggctgactgacagctctggctgctccatgcaaactggcagctctggctgctccatgcaaactggcagctttggctgctccatgtagattggcaactctggctgctccatgcagattgacagctctggcttctccatgcagactggcagctctggctgctccatgcagactgacatctctggctgctccatgcagactggttgctttgtgcagactgacagctctggctgctccatgcaaactggcatctcaggctgctccatgcagactgacagctcaggctgctccatgcagactgactgctctggctgctccatgcagactgacagctctggctgctccatgcagactgacagctctggctgctccatgcagactgacagctctggctgctccatgcagactgacatctcaggctgctccatgcagtctggcagctcaggctgctccgaacaggcaggaggctccggcagcgctgtagaggaggaaggctctggaagcgctgaacaggcgggagactccgacagcgcaggagaggaggaaaacgctggctgcgctgaacaggcgggaggctccggcagcgcaggagaggagaaaggctctggctgcgctaaacaggcgggagactccagcagcgctgtagagaaggaaggctctggctgcgttgaacaggcaggagactctggcagcgcaggagaggagaaaggctctggaagcgctgaacaggcgggagactccaacagcgcaggagaggaggaaagcgctggctgcgctgaacaggcgaggcgcactgaaggcctggtgcgtggtgctggaactggtggtactggatcgaggacacgcacaggaagcctggtgcggggagctgccaccggaggactggtatGTGAAGGTGACACAGGATGGActggaccgtgaaggtgtactggagagcctgaaagcaggactggcacaggacgtgcaaggctaggtaggtacacaggaggcctagtgcgtgaggctggcacaattcTCACCAgctgactaacacgcacctcaggatgagtatggagcgctgacccaggtgccatcaaatccccgaaaCACTCTCCGTCGGACGAATCTTGTACCTAAAGCaccattactctccactccactttccccattaactccttcacagtctcagcttcgctcacctctaacaccggctcttcACGattaacaaggagagttggctcaggtctatctcctgactctgccactctccctctgagcccccccccccccaatacatttttggggctgactcacGGGCTTTCTTCTGCGCCGTCGTGAttgtctctccaactccattctcctataaccctcttcgcactgatccagcgaatcccaggcgggctccggcactctctctgggtcgaccgcccacctgtctatttcttcccacgtcgtatagtCCCGATTTTgtagctcctgctgccgctgttgtTTCTCGTAATACCAGCGTCTCTCAGCTCTCtccgcctctagttcttctttggggcggcgatattctcccggCTGATCCCAGGGTCCCTCTCTGAACAATTcatcctcctttcgctgctcctgctgttgctgcctgttaccacgccactcggtccgtgtgtggtgggtgattctgtaatggcgttcgtctgttgaaggagagtcggaccgaaatgcagcgtggtggttactcatgttctttaatgaaaaaatagcgatacatgaaatacaaaacaacaaacagaacatgaaaacctatacagcctgtctggtgaacactacacagatacaggaacaatcacccacaaaatactaagtgaaaccccggctacctaaatatggttcccaatcagagacaacaaatatcacctgactctgattgagaaccgcctcaggcagccaagcctatgctagacacacccctaatcagccacaatcccaatgcctacaaaaaccccaatacgacaacacaataaacccatgtcacaccctggcctgaacaaataattaaagaaaacacaaaatactaagaccaaggcgtgacagttacgttacagccttattctaaaatggatgaaatacatttttctcctcatcactctacacacaataccccataatgacacaataccccataatgacacaataccccataacgacacaataccccataacgacacaataccccataacgacacaataccccgtaatgacacaataccccgtaatgacacaataccccataatgacacaataccccataacgacacaataccccataatgacacaataccccataacgacacaataccccataacgacacaataccccataacgacacaataccccgtaatgacacaataccccataacgactcaataccccgtaatgacacaataccccatgatgacacaataccccataacgacacaataccccatgatgacacaataccccatgatgacacaataccccataacgacacaataccccataacgacacaataccccataacgacacaataccccgtaatgacacaataccccataatgacacaataccccatgatgacacaataccccatgatgacacaataccccataacgacacaataccccataacgacacaataccccatgatgacacaataccccatgatgacacaataccccatgatgacacaataccccatgatgacaaaataccccatgatgacacaataccccataacgacacaataccccgtaacgacacaataccccgtaacgacacaataccccgtaacgacacaataccccgtaatgacacaataccccatgacgacacaataccccatgatgacacaataccccatgatgacacaataccccatgacgacacaataccccatgatgacacaataccccataacgacacaataccccatgatgacacaataccccatgatgacacaataccccatgatgacacaataccccatgatgacacaataccccatgatgacacaataccccataacgacacaataccccatgacgacacaataccccgtaacgacacaataccccgtaacgacacaataccccgtaatgacacaataccccataatgacacaataccccgtaatgactcaataccccatgatgacacaataccccataacaacacaataccccgtaatgactcaataccccgtaatg encodes:
- the LOC116371431 gene encoding zinc finger protein 239-like codes for the protein MSSPSYSPPAKEEEVCWTEKEGLGLNIVVKEEGEDVSVKGEEEAFRMKEEEEEAISITLKEEEEPFGVEEEAIPIKEEEDAWRDEEETEDLINTRERPNSHDDSGKSPSGKPDPATPKPTRRHQCSHCGKSFPWLKALKQHKKKHSGEKPYRCSQCGMTFTWAGSLWGHKRIHSGEKPYHCSHCGKSFRKLGDLKAHERTHTGEKPYQCSQCGNSFSKLGNLKQHKRTHTGEKPYQCSQCGKSFSHSGSLKDHERRHRQEKPYQCSLCGKSFIKLGALNRHERTHTGGDKTYHCSLCEKSFNRLRHLNKHERIHTQEEKTYHCSQCGKTFSQSEDLKSHERIERLCSDLSF